A single genomic interval of Syngnathoides biaculeatus isolate LvHL_M chromosome 1, ASM1980259v1, whole genome shotgun sequence harbors:
- the LOC133510966 gene encoding uncharacterized protein LOC133510966 isoform X6, whose amino-acid sequence MMWVIVNYWRSKRHWRNGDTGWRDHKCHLWSLRTIRGLNNGKLDTLSQIHEGERTDSVSVPTLLEACFVSGFTWEIKTWLKKALRDSPGPTECPPGHLFVVWLHSVHGYPPSLFPPAATDSAVSSALAVVRCCKQTWEIARKTLIRMAAPTNSWWTSREEGHQRSRWNNVYGCPQRIFYCGWSHASQLSDAKPRPSPGKGLKWRWHNLCLDVDPTPGNHRLSQDKYALDE is encoded by the exons ATGATGTGGGTGATCGTGAATTATTGGCGGTCAAAACGGCACTggaggaatggagacactggctggagggatcacAAGTGCCATCTCTGGTCCTTACGGACCATAAGAG GCTTAAACAATGGCAAACTGGACACACTATCCCAGATCCATGAAGGGGAGAGAACGGACTCAGTGAGTGTTCCGACACTTCTGGAGGCCTGCTTCGtatccgggttcacctgggagatcAAGACATGGCTAAAGAAGGCTTTAAGGGACTCTCCGGGCCCAACCGAATGTCCTCCCGGCCATCTGTTCGTG gtatggctccattccgttcatggttaccctccctctctgtttccaccTGCGGCCACCGACTCCGCGGTGTCATCcgcattggcagtggtgagaTGCTGCAAGCAGACCTGGGAAATAGCCCGAAAGACACTAATTCGCATGGCAGCTCCTACAAATTCATGGTGGAcctcaagagaagaagggcaccAGCGTTCAAGGTGGAACAACGTATATGgctgtccacaaaggatcttctACTGCGGATGGAGTCACGCAAGCCAGCTGTCAG ACGCGAagccgaggcccagtcccgggaAGGGTCTCAAGTGGCGCTGGCACAATCTTTGCCTGGATGTCGACCCAACCCCTGGAAACCACAG GCTCAGCCAAGACAAATACGCCCTCGATGAGTGA
- the LOC133510966 gene encoding uncharacterized protein LOC133510966 isoform X4 — protein sequence MMWVIVNYWRSKRHWRNGDTGWRDHKCHLWSLRTIRGLNNGKLDTLSQIHEGERTDSVSVPTLLEACFVSGFTWEIKTWLKKALRDSPGPTECPPGHLFVVPSLRGDGWVEYAHNSLPSSSTGMAPFRSWLPSLSVSTCGHRLRGVIRIGSGEMLQADLGNSPKDTNSHGSSYKFMVDLKRRRAPAFKVEQRIWLSTKDLLLRMESRKPAVRREAEAQSREGSQVALAQSLPGCRPNPWKPQAQPRQIRPR from the exons ATGATGTGGGTGATCGTGAATTATTGGCGGTCAAAACGGCACTggaggaatggagacactggctggagggatcacAAGTGCCATCTCTGGTCCTTACGGACCATAAGAG GCTTAAACAATGGCAAACTGGACACACTATCCCAGATCCATGAAGGGGAGAGAACGGACTCAGTGAGTGTTCCGACACTTCTGGAGGCCTGCTTCGtatccgggttcacctgggagatcAAGACATGGCTAAAGAAGGCTTTAAGGGACTCTCCGGGCCCAACCGAATGTCCTCCCGGCCATCTGTTCGTGGTACCCTCGCTACGAGGAGACGGTTGGGTggaatatgcccacaactctctgccttcctcttccacaggtatggctccattccgttcatggttaccctccctctctgtttccaccTGCGGCCACCGACTCCGCGGTGTCATCcgcattggcagtggtgagaTGCTGCAAGCAGACCTGGGAAATAGCCCGAAAGACACTAATTCGCATGGCAGCTCCTACAAATTCATGGTGGAcctcaagagaagaagggcaccAGCGTTCAAGGTGGAACAACGTATATGgctgtccacaaaggatcttctACTGCGGATGGAGTCACGCAAGCCAGCTGTCAG ACGCGAagccgaggcccagtcccgggaAGGGTCTCAAGTGGCGCTGGCACAATCTTTGCCTGGATGTCGACCCAACCCCTGGAAACCACAG GCTCAGCCAAGACAAATACGCCCTCGATGA
- the LOC133510966 gene encoding uncharacterized protein LOC133510966 isoform X1, with the protein MMWVIVNYWRSKRHWRNGDTGWRDHKCHLWSLRTIRGLNNGKLDTLSQIHEGERTDSVSVPTLLEACFVSGFTWEIKTWLKKALRDSPGPTECPPGHLFVVWLHSVHGYPPSLFPPAATDSAVSSALAVVRCCKQTWEIARKTLIRMAAPTNSWWTSREEGHQRSRWNNVYGCPQRIFYCGWSHASQLSDAKPRPSPGKGLKWRWHNLCLDVDPTPGNHRYLEIRLEGSNNVRFTKQTFIKQDKKSKQRHQFKFDSSRGERRGTVSNNSPLHSLIIHSSGPLFSFKTPLINMDVTKRRWQAKNSWKQSVLVCSCVCMCVEHC; encoded by the exons ATGATGTGGGTGATCGTGAATTATTGGCGGTCAAAACGGCACTggaggaatggagacactggctggagggatcacAAGTGCCATCTCTGGTCCTTACGGACCATAAGAG GCTTAAACAATGGCAAACTGGACACACTATCCCAGATCCATGAAGGGGAGAGAACGGACTCAGTGAGTGTTCCGACACTTCTGGAGGCCTGCTTCGtatccgggttcacctgggagatcAAGACATGGCTAAAGAAGGCTTTAAGGGACTCTCCGGGCCCAACCGAATGTCCTCCCGGCCATCTGTTCGTG gtatggctccattccgttcatggttaccctccctctctgtttccaccTGCGGCCACCGACTCCGCGGTGTCATCcgcattggcagtggtgagaTGCTGCAAGCAGACCTGGGAAATAGCCCGAAAGACACTAATTCGCATGGCAGCTCCTACAAATTCATGGTGGAcctcaagagaagaagggcaccAGCGTTCAAGGTGGAACAACGTATATGgctgtccacaaaggatcttctACTGCGGATGGAGTCACGCAAGCCAGCTGTCAG ACGCGAagccgaggcccagtcccgggaAGGGTCTCAAGTGGCGCTGGCACAATCTTTGCCTGGATGTCGACCCAACCCCTGGAAACCACAGGTATCTTgaaatccggctcgaaggatcaaataatgtcaggtttaccaagcagacattcattaaacaggacaaaaaaagcaagcaaagacaccagttcaagtttgacagctcgcggggagagaggagaggaactgtctcaaatAATTCACcattgcactctctgattatccacTCTTCAGGAcctctatttagttttaagacgccccttattaatatggatgttacaaaaaggagatggcaAGCAAaaaatagttggaaacaaagtgtacttgtttgttcgtgtgtgtgcatgtgtgtggaacaTTGCTGA
- the LOC133510966 gene encoding uncharacterized protein LOC133510966 isoform X2 — translation MMWVIVNYWRSKRHWRNGDTGWRDHKCHLWSLRTIRGLNNGKLDTLSQIHEGERTDSVSVPTLLEACFVSGFTWEIKTWLKKALRDSPGPTECPPGHLFVVPSLRGDGWVEYAHNSLPSSSTVVRCCKQTWEIARKTLIRMAAPTNSWWTSREEGHQRSRWNNVYGCPQRIFYCGWSHASQLSDAKPRPSPGKGLKWRWHNLCLDVDPTPGNHRYLEIRLEGSNNVRFTKQTFIKQDKKSKQRHQFKFDSSRGERRGTVSNNSPLHSLIIHSSGPLFSFKTPLINMDVTKRRWQAKNSWKQSVLVCSCVCMCVEHC, via the exons ATGATGTGGGTGATCGTGAATTATTGGCGGTCAAAACGGCACTggaggaatggagacactggctggagggatcacAAGTGCCATCTCTGGTCCTTACGGACCATAAGAG GCTTAAACAATGGCAAACTGGACACACTATCCCAGATCCATGAAGGGGAGAGAACGGACTCAGTGAGTGTTCCGACACTTCTGGAGGCCTGCTTCGtatccgggttcacctgggagatcAAGACATGGCTAAAGAAGGCTTTAAGGGACTCTCCGGGCCCAACCGAATGTCCTCCCGGCCATCTGTTCGTGGTACCCTCGCTACGAGGAGACGGTTGGGTggaatatgcccacaactctctgccttcctcttccacag tggtgagaTGCTGCAAGCAGACCTGGGAAATAGCCCGAAAGACACTAATTCGCATGGCAGCTCCTACAAATTCATGGTGGAcctcaagagaagaagggcaccAGCGTTCAAGGTGGAACAACGTATATGgctgtccacaaaggatcttctACTGCGGATGGAGTCACGCAAGCCAGCTGTCAG ACGCGAagccgaggcccagtcccgggaAGGGTCTCAAGTGGCGCTGGCACAATCTTTGCCTGGATGTCGACCCAACCCCTGGAAACCACAGGTATCTTgaaatccggctcgaaggatcaaataatgtcaggtttaccaagcagacattcattaaacaggacaaaaaaagcaagcaaagacaccagttcaagtttgacagctcgcggggagagaggagaggaactgtctcaaatAATTCACcattgcactctctgattatccacTCTTCAGGAcctctatttagttttaagacgccccttattaatatggatgttacaaaaaggagatggcaAGCAAaaaatagttggaaacaaagtgtacttgtttgttcgtgtgtgtgcatgtgtgtggaacaTTGCTGA
- the LOC133510966 gene encoding uncharacterized protein LOC133510966 isoform X5 yields MMWVIVNYWRSKRHWRNGDTGWRDHKCHLWSLRTIRGLNNGKLDTLSQIHEGERTDSVSVPTLLEACFVSGFTWEIKTWLKKALRDSPGPTECPPGHLFVVPSLRGDGWVEYAHNSLPSSSTGMAPFRSWLPSLSVSTCGHRLRGVIRIGSGEMLQADLGNSPKDTNSHGSSYKFMVDLKRRRAPAFKVEQRIWLSTKDLLLRMESRKPAVRREAEAQSREGSQVALAQSLPGCRPNPWKPQ; encoded by the exons ATGATGTGGGTGATCGTGAATTATTGGCGGTCAAAACGGCACTggaggaatggagacactggctggagggatcacAAGTGCCATCTCTGGTCCTTACGGACCATAAGAG GCTTAAACAATGGCAAACTGGACACACTATCCCAGATCCATGAAGGGGAGAGAACGGACTCAGTGAGTGTTCCGACACTTCTGGAGGCCTGCTTCGtatccgggttcacctgggagatcAAGACATGGCTAAAGAAGGCTTTAAGGGACTCTCCGGGCCCAACCGAATGTCCTCCCGGCCATCTGTTCGTGGTACCCTCGCTACGAGGAGACGGTTGGGTggaatatgcccacaactctctgccttcctcttccacaggtatggctccattccgttcatggttaccctccctctctgtttccaccTGCGGCCACCGACTCCGCGGTGTCATCcgcattggcagtggtgagaTGCTGCAAGCAGACCTGGGAAATAGCCCGAAAGACACTAATTCGCATGGCAGCTCCTACAAATTCATGGTGGAcctcaagagaagaagggcaccAGCGTTCAAGGTGGAACAACGTATATGgctgtccacaaaggatcttctACTGCGGATGGAGTCACGCAAGCCAGCTGTCAG ACGCGAagccgaggcccagtcccgggaAGGGTCTCAAGTGGCGCTGGCACAATCTTTGCCTGGATGTCGACCCAACCCCTGGAAACCACAG